The sequence CTAGATGGAATCATCGGACCTGCTTTGACTTGTGTAAGTGTTTGTTTTACCTCTGGCCAGAACAAGATAAGATAATAGCACATTCTGAACTTACCAGTTCGACCGTATTTGCATGCCTGCTTATGTACTAGGATTGCTGCTCAGTGACCACAAACTATGTGTTTTGTCGTTGTGAATTTCATCTAGATTGTATTTCCTCTGTAAGATAGTGTAGGATCTATGAGATGATCGTATTAACACTAGTCTTTTTGTTTGCCAGTATGGGGAAAATGGGAGCTCTTGACTGGAACAAAATTGTTCATCAGCACCAAGGGTGGCGCCTTATTAGCTGTATCTGGCTCCATGCTGGCCTAATCCATTTGATTGTGAACATGCTAAGTTTGCTGTTTATTGGAATCCGCCTTGAACAACAATTTGGATTTGGTAAGCTTATGCCAGTGCCGAATCATTGTAATTGTAACTTCTACGATATGATTTCTAATCTGTCCACAATTtgtttgaagtttttttttaattcttttcttaGTATTCCAATGTAGACCCAACCATTAATTTTCAGTTAAATGCTTTAATTTTTGCATTTGTTACTCATAACCATTTTATACTGACACTAGTTTTCTTGCTTGCAAGTTCGCATTGGTGCAATATACCTAATATCTGGTTTTGGCGGCAGCGTGTTGTCTGCACTATTCCTACGGAACAAATACATCTCCGTTGGTGCCTCTGGAGCTTTATTTGGTCTGCTTGGATCCATGCTTTCTGAGCTACTCATGAACTGGACTATTTATTCCAACAAGGCCAGTAACAGAGATAGATATCACGTATATTTTATTCTATTCAGCTGCTTGATAATCATTTTGTTTATCTACTTAATTGCTcttgcaggcagcagccataaTAACTCTCCTGTTTATTATTGCGCTCAACTTAGTTATCGGGATGCTACCTCATGCGGACAACTTTGCTCATATTGGTGGATTCACGACGGGTTTCCTTTTGGGTTTTGTTTTGTTGGCAAGGCCTCAATTTGGTTGGATGGAACGCCATGAGTTGCCACAGACTAGTCAGCCTCCCAAATACAAAGCATACCAATATGTTTTGTGGGTTGTGGCGCTAGTCTTGCTATTGGTCGGGTAAGTGAATCCGTCAGAATGTGGTTTGGCATATTTGTTGTTGTCTTTGTTTTATTGGTTCAATCATAATGGGGAAAATGTTGGTGCAAAATATGCGTGATTCTGGACTAATGCTGAGCACATTTTAGATGAGCTACTGAGCTTATATATTTGTTTTTCGCGAACGAGCTTATATATTTGTTTCTATGCAAACTTGGAATGGAACTCAAATCAAAAGACATGTGCTGCAGGTTCGTGATTTCACTGGTGATGCTTTTCAAGGGAAAGAATGGGAACGATGGCTGTCACTGGTGCCACTACCTGAACTGCGTGCCAACATCGAAGTGGAAGTGCAACACCTAGGCAACTCATTTTGCAGTTAATTTTTCTGCAAAACATGTAGTGTTCAGATTCAGAAGACCATTTTTTATGCATCTATGTCTGTAGATATGGACAAGTCCTTTGTTCTTTACTGGATTGGAGTTTCCTGGTTTCTGTAAGCTAGTTTGTCGGGCGTCGTATGTTTATAACTCGAGCTTGATACTGTTTCCAATTTGTTGTTTAGATATGGACAAGTTCTTTGTTCTATCTCCATTGTTAAGATGACAAATCCTTTATGGCCTCTGGTTCTGCCgtttaataatataatcaaATGTCTTACACCGAACAGACAAAGCCGTCCTAGCTCAGTGGTAGAGCGCGTGGCTTTTAACCAcgtggtcgtgggttcgatccccacggacggcgttGTACTTTCAAAATTTTTGGCACCTCTTTTCAGTTTTACTTTAGCTAAAATCCCTGCGACACCGAGGAGACGGCAGTGACGAATGCCCATCATTTCATTTCTCTGGTAATTTTTGGCCTAGAATTTGATTCACAGTGATCGTTCGAGCAAAATTGAATTGAAATTTGAAAAGTTTGATCTGTAGTTTTTAATCGAGCGCGCTACGAACTGCAGAACTAGGCCGAAACGGTTGCCTTTCTCCCAGTCCCCAGCCACCCCTCGTCCCCTTCCCTCCCAATTCGAAGCGATAAAACCCCACGCGTGCGCGCGGTTCCAAGCCTGGCAGTTGTTGCCGTAGAATTCGCAACCCCTCCACCCCACTCCTCACGTGCCGCttcgccggcagcggcggcaacCGCCATGTTTCCTCCGCGGCCCCCTCTCGTCGCCGTCATCCCCgtcctcctcgcgctcctcgcggccggcggcggcgtggagATCCTTTCCAAGTCCCGCCTCGAGCGCTGCGTCCGCGACTCGGGCGCCGGCGGCCGCCTCTCCTGCGACCGGAAGATCGTCCTCAACATGGCCGTCCCCAGCGGCTCCGTAAGCGACTCTAGTACTCCCTCCTCCGCAGCCGACATGTCCACTGCATCCGAGTTGTGCGTTTTGAGTGACGACCGCCTGCGTGTGTTGGATGGGGTTTCAGAGCGGAGGGGAGGCGTCGCTGGTGGCACAAGTGACGGAGGTGGAGGAGAACAACACGCAGGCGATGCAGACCATACGGGACCCCCCCGTCATCACCATAAACAAGACGGCCACGTACGCGCTCTATGCCCTCACCTACATCAGGGTAAACCCTTCGCTCTTGCTCTCTATCAGGTGTATTTGTAGTGACAATGATGCTGTATAGGGCATACTCTATGTGTGCTTTGATAAAATAATTAGTTTATTCCATCCTTTGTGCCTCTGAAATGTTGGGTTTGGATGTGCACAATTTTGTGCGTAGACAGGTTTTGGATCAGGGAATCGGacttattttctttgttttggtATTCGAGCAGAACATACTATTTCCAAGCTTTTAGCTATGTCGTCCTGAATCTGTGTCTGTTCCACCAGCTTCCGCCTCTATCGTTGAAACGTTCCGCAAATGTCATGTAGGTTTTGGTATGGGCTCACCTTTAGGGAGAGTGGGATACTTCACATGGTACCAGGTTTGGAGATAGATTAGAGAATTTCCGAAATGTTCTAAGCTACATAATTTTCAGACTACCATTCAATATATTTGATATCACTTGATGGGACATGGTCTCAGGAACTGAGGTGGTCATTGTGCCTGGAGTTGTGATAACAGTCTCATTTGTTTGCGGAGTTTTCATGTGCATTTGCTCCATGGTTTTGGTTCAGATTGTTGTGAAGAAATTTATTCTTTGTCAAAACAGTATAACCCATAGTGTTATTCAAGCCCTTCTCTGTTGGTCTCTTCAGGATGTTGCTTACAAACCTGAGGAACAGTTTGTTAAGACACGCAAATGTGAGCCAGATGCCGGTGCTGAAATTGTTAAATCTTGTGAAAGGTAAGATATTTCGTGATTCCAATTGATGAATCACCATTACCACTTATTTTCCAGTTAGTAGATCATCACAATCACATTTGTTTTCATTTAGCACAATTTCATGAACTGTCAAAGTGTGTGATGGCCACTTTCTTAAAGATTTTTTTGGTTGGCCGTTTGGTAGATCCTTGTACTCTTTTGGTCATATCTATTGACTGTTTTCAGTGGACTCCTTAATTTATTCAACATTTTCAATGTTGTATATATGCTAACGATGCTTTTACCATGACTATTGTTAGGTTGTGGGATGCGAATGGTCATATAATGGAGCACACAGAGGTGAGAAACTTTTACCTGTATTCTTATTATCTCAGTATATAGTATTAAGCCTCCTATGCTGCATGGTTGAGGATATCCTTCTTTACTCTAAAATTGACTCCTAATTTAGCATCCACACTATGCCATGTGCCCATGTTACCTCTAAAACTACCAGCCCTCTGATCAAATTCAAATCGAATGTTAAGCATCAGATCTTAAATACTTAAGAGATATTTTAGTTAGTCACATTTTGGTTGAAATGGTTAAAGTTAGTTAAAACTTAGAAATATCTTTTCATGATTAGTGGTAAGGATAATTTAAGCGCTCCGCGGCAAAGCATGGGAGATATGCTAGTATTGACTAAAACAAAGGCACATATGTTGACATGCTTGTGTAATGGATTCACTTGCATACTCGTTGATATTGATTTGTTTGTGTAATTACTTTTACATCTGGATATAATTTAAGATCTCCTCATGATATTCACCTTTTCCTCTACATTGGCATGCACTAGCCTGTTTGCTGTCCATGTGGTCCTCAGCACCGTGTACCTTCATCTTGTGGAAACTTTTGTAAGTTTAGAAATAATGTTTTTGTATGCTCATGCTTTTTCAGTACACTACCTGAAATATCTTTCACACTCATCTTTTTTGTAGTTGATAAAATGGTCAAAGGAAAAGCTAACACGGCTCATTGTCTACGATTCCCTGGTGATTGGTACGGCATTATTGTGATGTAATTTTATTTAATATTATATTGTAACCATCAGCTGAATAATTCCTTGACACAGTCTACTGTGTTTACCAAACTAAAAGGTTAATGTCTTGGTTATGACTTTTGGACTTGTCTATGTCAATTGGTAAATTGTCTGAACTTGGCTAGAGGCTACATTCTTACTACACAATATATAATATGTTATGTTATCAGCTATgatcttatttattttttcccCATGCACCATCATGGAAGTAGTCCCTTCATATTTCAAAACCTACTTTACTTCCTTTGATGTAGGGGTTTACTTTCTCTCACTTTAAACTTATAGACTCTTCACAACTTCTCAGGGTTTCCTTAATTATTTGTTCAGGCCCTATTTGAGTAAATATGTGTATCTCTTTTGCTTTACTTTCTTATGAACAGGTTCCATGTTTTCGGGATAGGGGCAAGGTCTCTTGGGTTCAGCATCAGAGTACAAGTGAAGAAAGGCTCTTCTGTATCGGTATGATTGGTAATTCTGCAATAGGGCCTCCAACTAGTTGTACTTGAGGACCCTCGAATAAATTATCAAATGAATTGCTACTGCCAATTCTTGTTCGCTTAAGTAATCATACCCATGATCTGGACTCAAGGAAATTTGGTAACCTCGGTGTACTATAACTCTATTAATTTTGTTGATGTTTGAGattgttttcctttttagaAACTAAGATTTTGAATATTTATGTTTATTTATCAAACAAAAGTTTGTTTGGAGGGCTTTCTTTTTCCTACTCATATCTGCAACCGTATTATGATAGATTTCTGGTATGCCACTCACTTTAGAagtgtttttataattttttaccaATTACACTTCAGGAGGTTGTTGTTGGTCCAGAGAATAGAACTGTTGTTTCTGGAGACAACTTTCTGAGAGTAAATCTTGTTGGTGATTTTGTTGGTTATACAAGTATCCCATCATTTGAGGACTTCTATCTTGTGACTCCACGGAAGGTACATCATTAAATTATAATAGGCGCCTTGACACTATCGATATGTATGCAATATTCTATTATGCGACTTTAAAACATTCTTTTAATGTATCATGTTGAAGGGTGCTGGTAGTGGTCAGCCTCAGATCCTTGGGGATGAATATTCCAAGTGGATGCTGTTGGAGAGAGTTCGTTTTACATTAGAAGGTCTTGAATGCAACAAGATTGGTGTTGGTTATGAGGCTTACCAAAACCAACCTAACTTCTGTTCATCACCATTTTGGAGCTGCTTGTACAATCAGCTTTGGAACTTTTGGGAGGTAATTAATGTAACCAGACCTTTCCGAAGGcccctatttttttctttttctttgtacCAATGTGGGAAATTCTGTTGTATCTATTTACTAAATTATTATATGTTCGGGTCTTGAAAAACTGTCACCATTTGTTTCAGGCTGATAAAAATCGGATAAACAGGAACCAACAGCCCCAATATGTTGTCGAGGGAAGGTTTCAAAGGATCAATCAACATCCGGTTCTATTTCCATCAGTTGCTTCTCTTATCTTATTCTCATTTGCCAACTTTGGATAAAGCTTTTGATACACCCACCCCCCCTACAGAGTGCAGGTGTTCATACTTTTTCTGTGGGAGTCACAGAAGTTCTTAATACCAATTTGCTGATAGAGCTGAGTGCTGACGATATAGAATACGTCTATCAGAGGTAGTAATGATATTTATGCATTTTGATTTAGCAAGTACATCTGGGTTCATATTTCTAGACCACCCTACTTTAAAAACCAGATACTATTCCAAATAATGGCTGGCACTTTATTACTCTTGTGTTTCATACTTTCATCTCAAGTCCTGCTACAGAGTACATGCACATTTTTACGTTCTTTATCAAATTAAGAGCATGTCTGATGTATTGCGCTTATCAGGAGTCCAGGGAAGATAATTAGCATTAACATTCCTACATTTGAAGCCTTAAGTCAAGTTGGTACTGCGAAGGTCACAACTAAGAATATTGGTAAATTGGAGGCTTCGTACAGCTTGACGGTATGCATCTAGTCATGAAATTTACACCTTTGTTTCCCATGATGTTATCAACTATTCTTTTCCCTGGTACTAGAATTATAAGGACCTAATCATCTTGCAATATTAGTCGTGCATCCTATCAGTGATCCTTATTCTTTTTTATGGTTTAATGATGTCAAGATCCCAGTGCTACGCTTGCTGAGGTCAAAGTAGTAGATGGGCTCCTCTGCAAACATTGGTATTCTTGAAATTTAACCAGTGGTTTTCTCCTTTTGTAGTTCGATTGCTTAAGTGGCATCAGTTACGTGGAGGTATGTTTACTATCATCTACATATTTGGTGCTTCTGTATATATTCTTGGTTGCCAGACTAAAGTTCTTCAACATGTTATTAGTCCAATCTTGTAAATGTAGAATGCCATTCTATATAATCAATAAGCTGCCTGGCTATTCTGGACATTTTATTCATACTTTATCAAGTTTTATGCCTCATTTTACTGTTTTTTGTCCATTAGCATACTTGCCTGTTCCGTTTATCTTCTCATTCGATTCATTCTCCTGAAGTTTTCCCAATGTCTTTTTCAGGAGCAGTTCTTTATCATGAAACCTGATGAAGTGATTATACGATCATTTTATTTGCGTCCATCAACAAATCAAGCAGAAAAATATCGATGTGCAGGTGGGCTTGTAATTGTAGTAGAGCTTAATGTCAGTTGTGCCGTCAATGTTCCCGTATTAGGACTTAACATGGCATTCCTCTATGCTCCATTTCAGCTATTCTGAAGGCATCAGATTTTAATGAAGTTGACAGAGCAGAATGCCAATTCTCTACTACAGCTACAGTTCTGGATAATGGAACACAGGTTCTGAAAAGTTTATGCTTTCTTAATGATTCTGCTGGAATGCATTAGCTTTGTTTCTGCTACAGTAAGCTCATTAAAGTACACTATTTCAAATTTGCAAACAGTGTTAAATGTTAATCTCTATGCTCCTTTGCCTAAAGAAATCTCTCTGATCCATTTCTTTAAATGCTTTCATGATATCGTATCGTACATCTTCAGGCAGCGTGATTATTATGTGTGAATAAGCAACTCAGCCACACTATTTTCCCCTTCATTGAGATATCTTTCAGAGTGCCCTGAACAATTCAATCCATTCATTTTTGCCGCAAAGTTTCGATGCCTTTTTTTTACCGTGACAAAATAGGTGATAAATACATGCTTACTTGCCTTCAAAGCTCTGTAGATCGGTTCATCGAATGACCACAAGAAGGGTGGCATCAGGGGTTTCTTTGAAGCCATTAAAGCCTTTTGGTGCACGCTCTGGGATTATGTGATCGACTTCTTTACTGGCAGATCGTGCAGGTACTTCAATTCCTTCCAGGTTGCTCATTATCTCTGACATGTTTTTTGTCGGGTCTGACCAATTCCCGTGAactgtatatatttttattgcatTTTCTGACCCTGACCTTATCGCCTTGGAGCAGGACCAAATGTTCGAGCTTTTTCGACTTCAGTTGCCATATTCGGTACATATGTATCGGCTGGACCGTAATGTTTGGCCTGCTACTTGCCATAGTACCCGCAGGTACATACCCCTTCACCGTTTCATTGTCAAATGCTTGAACTGCATGACTTTGCCTGTGCTCAagcaaaccaaaaaaaatccatttgGCTTGCAGTTGCAGTGCTCCTGTGGCTTCTGCATCAGAAAGGCTTATTCGATCCGCTGTACGACTGGTGGGAGGACCTGTTGGGGCTAGAGTCGCACGACCGCGTGCACCCGAGGCACAAGAGAGGCCGCTACAGTCACTCCCACCGCCACGGCGACCACCTCCGCAGGCACCGCGCGCACCAGAGGCAcaagagcgggcccgaccaccaccaccaccaccaccaccacgtcCTGCACAGGCACGGCGCGCAGCAGCCCGACCCGGCGGTGGCGGAAGGCCACCGGCACAGGCACGACGCGGCGCTCGGCGTTCAGCACAGGGAAGTGGGGCACAAGCACCGGCACAGCAAGGCGGTGGCCGCGGCGCTGCACTGGGACGGGCCAAGCTGGGTGCGCGGGACGGAGGACGCCGTGCCCGTGGAGTACAGGGACCGGGGGCGCCACGAGAGGCACGCCGCGCACGGGCAGCACGACCACGGGCACCACCACTCCTGGGAGGTGTAAGAATTTCGTTGTGAAGGCCATCAGTTGTAGCCTTGTAGGGTCTGTGACTGTGAGCAAGTGAATTTCGTTGTGAAAGCCGTCAGTTGTAGCCTTGTAGGGTCTGTGACTGTGAGCAAGTTTCATTGACGTTTACTTTCTACTTAAGCCGAGTGGCTCATCAAAATATTCTTGAGTGGAATGGACCTTGAGGGAGACGACCAGGAAGTGGCATCTGTTATGGCGTGCTAGACTGGGCAGGCTTGCTTGCACTAGACGGACCGGTGAGATGTCTGCCTCTCAATCCGGATGTCTTTCTGACGCAAAAACGAGACAGTGGGACGAGGTTTGTAGTGATCTTCTAGAAAGACTTTTAAGCAGCTGTTTAAATCCCCGTACTTTGTTCGTCACAGCCGGATCCAGGAGAGGGCTTAGCCAGGGCAAAGCTCgctcaaattcttgtttttggtgaacttagattttttttcttcataaagTTACAAAGTCTCTTCTTGATAGCAGTTTTTAGACTGTATCCGCTCATATTTAGTGGATTTGCTTTTGCTCAATTTTTAGATTGTATCCACTCATATTCTTCGTGTTAGCAGTTTTGCAAGCGATGGACCTGTAAGATAAAAGGCTGCATAAAGCATTGGCGAACAGAGGACTAAAATATATCCGGGTTAGCGGAACAAGGATAACAGAACACATCTTACGAGCCGATCCTTTGGTCGTTTTGGACTTACCGACGAAGTAGGTAACTAatatttgagagagagagaagaaacagGTCAGCTTCAATTAAGTAAAAGACTCTCCAGCAAAGATAAAGGAGATCAAGGGATAAGCTTTGTATTGAATAAAAGGTACAAGAGTTGCGAGTGTTATGCATTAGACTATCATATGATGTAGATATAATAAACATAAAGAAAGGCCATATATTAATTGAATAAATACAAAGTTGATAAACTTGATGAATACACATCAATGTCATTTCTAAGGATATCTTCTTACTCCATAAAAGATGCAAATCTACGTTCCCATTGAACGAAAAACCATTAGAGGtgactatctttttttttcttctctcaaaGACAACATCTTACCGTCGAACCAAGATGGAGGGATTGAAATATGCATGCATTGAATGGAAAAACTTTTATCAAATTAGCATTAACAACGTTCCAAAAGATCTTATAGTATAGTAGAtcaaaggaaaacaaaagacaTAGGacaattatttttaaataatgatAGGAAAGCTGGCTTTCACGTAGGCGGTGTCTAGGTTCGAGCGCGGACGCGGGGGTGCTCGACGGGCCTTCTCTACTAATTGAACCAGCGCTTGGTCCCGCTCTACAATTTCTAccttagattttttagaaaCTGTAAtgatctgtttgtttcagttatAAATTATGAATATCAATTTATAGATTATAAACtgtaaaaaattgaatttttgaaGGTTGGAATGTAAAAGATAAATTATATAATTTACAGAAGCGGATAGAAGACGAATTGTTAGATTGTTACTACAATTCAGCATTTACAATCCAATATATTTGTTTCGACTTATAATCTGCAATAtacaagctgaaacaaacatggaCTCATGAGAAAAGTTATGCACTATTTACGACTGTTGTGTTGCACTACGCTATGTAACCTAGTTAGAGAATCTACAAAGTCTCCCAATCTCATTTCTtatagttaaatttagaaattttcaCATTAAAACTTAgctccaacagcttcctaatttcactcctaatatttatCAAACGTCCAAAATCATCCCTCTCACTAGTTGTTTGTGGGGAGCGCCTCTCACTCCCAAAACACCTGATCACCCTTTCACCACCTCGTTCGCCTGCCCTTGCTATGATCTCGGCCTTCGCTTGCCGAGAACTCGGCCTCCACCCCTGCTCAATGAAGACAAGTAGCTCGTACTCAACTGCATCATGTCGCTACCATCGATGGTTGATTTGATGAGCTCTGCCGTTGATGGTCAATTCGACGAGTTGGGAGGAGCTTGCAGAGGCGATGGTGCGGgacacgaggaggaggagcttacGAAAGTAGAGGGCCTCGTCTACCGTGACCCGTCGCTCGAGCCATCCGTCTCCAACCCCGGCTGCCACGCACAAGATAGATATGACAGGCGGGATCCATCCATCATTGACAAATAAGAGGAAATATAGAGATAGGATATTGGAAGTTTATTAGAGATAAAGTAAatttatgaagaaaatattaTCAGAAAGGTTTCATATATAAGAATACAGAGAGTGAGTATTTATGTATCTGTTGAAGATACTCTTAGTTAGAGAATTATTTGTTATTTTTAGTACGATCTTCACGGTTACAAATCCTAAAAATATACTTCTAATTAacaattacacaaaaaaatataaataaacaagTACTTTTGAAAAGTCGCCGCAATACCAAAACGCAACTAAGAATACATTGGGTCGGCGTTGCAAAGACTTCAGCAAACTAGTCACCGCTCGGCGCCTGAGGGATCAGAATTCAGGACGCTCCTCTTCGGTTTGGCGTCTTGCTCTCCTTCACGCACCTCCTCTCCCctatcctccctctccctcctcggCGTTGCATCGCCTCCGATTACCCTCCCGCCATGGCGAGGCCGCCGCAGGAGGCGATCGACACCTTCGTGAGCATCACGGGGGCCGACGAGGCCGTCGCCGTCCGCAAGCTCGAGGTAGCGCGCCCAAAGCCCCTTTCCTC is a genomic window of Phragmites australis chromosome 17, lpPhrAust1.1, whole genome shotgun sequence containing:
- the LOC133896705 gene encoding RHOMBOID-like protein 2; translated protein: MASNGDGKGRVAAGYGYGYGGYEGPDERKWWPWLVPTVIVACIAVFVVEMYENNCPKHGSALGDCVAGFLRRFSFQPLRENPLLGPSSSTMGKMGALDWNKIVHQHQGWRLISCIWLHAGLIHLIVNMLSLLFIGIRLEQQFGFVRIGAIYLISGFGGSVLSALFLRNKYISVGASGALFGLLGSMLSELLMNWTIYSNKATAIITLLFIIALNLVIGMLPHADNFAHIGGFTTGFLLGFVLLARPQFGWMERHELPQTSQPPKYKAYQYVLWVVALVLLLVGFVISLVMLFKGKNGNDGCHWCHYLNCVPTSKWKCNT
- the LOC133896704 gene encoding protein HAPLESS 2-B-like isoform X3 produces the protein MFPPRPPLVAVIPVLLALLAAGGGVEILSKSRLERCVRDSGAGGRLSCDRKIVLNMAVPSGSSGGEASLVAQVTEVEENNTQAMQTIRDPPVITINKTATYALYALTYIRDVAYKPEEQFVKTRKCEPDAGAEIVKSCERLWDANGHIMEHTEPVCCPCGPQHRVPSSCGNFFDKMVKGKANTAHCLRFPGDWFHVFGIGARSLGFSIRVQVKKGSSVSEVVVGPENRTVVSGDNFLRVNLVGDFVGYTSIPSFEDFYLVTPRKGAGSGQPQILGDEYSKWMLLERVRFTLEGLECNKIGVGYEAYQNQPNFCSSPFWSCLYNQLWNFWEADKNRINRNQQPQYVVEGRFQRINQHPVLFPSSAGVHTFSVGVTEVLNTNLLIELSADDIEYVYQRSPGKIISINIPTFEALSQVGTAKVTTKNIGKLEASYSLTFDCLSGISYVEEQFFIMKPDEVIIRSFYLRPSTNQAEKYRCAAILKASDFNEVDRAECQFSTTATVLDNGTQIGSSNDHKKGGIRGFFEAIKAFWCTLWDYVIDFFTGRSCRTKCSSFFDFSCHIRYICIGWTVMFGLLLAIVPAVAVLLWLLHQKGLFDPLYDWWEDLLGLESHDRVHPRHKRGRYSHSHRHGDHLRRHRAHQRHKSGPDHHHHHHHHVLHRHGAQQPDPAVAEGHRHRHDAALGVQHREVGHKHRHSKAVAAALHWDGPSWVRGTEDAVPVEYRDRGRHERHAAHGQHDHGHHHSWEV
- the LOC133896704 gene encoding protein HAPLESS 2-B-like isoform X2, with the protein product MFPPRPPLVAVIPVLLALLAAGGGVEILSKSRLERCVRDSGAGGRLSCDRKIVLNMAVPSGSSGGEASLVAQVTEVEENNTQAMQTIRDPPVITINKTATYALYALTYIRDVAYKPEEQFVKTRKCEPDAGAEIVKSCERLWDANGHIMEHTEPVCCPCGPQHRVPSSCGNFFDKMVKGKANTAHCLRFPGDWFHVFGIGARSLGFSIRVQVKKGSSVSEVVVGPENRTVVSGDNFLRVNLVGDFVGYTSIPSFEDFYLVTPRKGAGSGQPQILGDEYSKWMLLERVRFTLEGLECNKIGVGYEAYQNQPNFCSSPFWSCLYNQLWNFWEADKNRINRNQQPQYVVEGRFQRINQHPSAGVHTFSVGVTEVLNTNLLIELSADDIEYVYQRSPGKIISINIPTFEALSQVGTAKVTTKNIGKLEASYSLTFDCLSGISYVEEQFFIMKPDEVIIRSFYLRPSTNQAEKYRCAAILKASDFNEVDRAECQFSTTATVLDNGTQIGSSNDHKKGGIRGFFEAIKAFWCTLWDYVIDFFTGRSCRYFNSFQDQMFELFRLQLPYSVHMYRLDRNVWPATCHSTRSCSAPVASASERLIRSAVRLVGGPVGARVARPRAPEAQERPLQSLPPPRRPPPQAPRAPEAQERARPPPPPPPPRPAQARRAAARPGGGGRPPAQARRGARRSAQGSGAQAPAQQGGGRGAALGRAKLGARDGGRRARGVQGPGAPREARRARAARPRAPPLLGGVRISL
- the LOC133896704 gene encoding protein HAPLESS 2-B-like isoform X4; its protein translation is MFPPRPPLVAVIPVLLALLAAGGGVEILSKSRLERCVRDSGAGGRLSCDRKIVLNMAVPSGSSGGEASLVAQVTEVEENNTQAMQTIRDPPVITINKTATYALYALTYIRDVAYKPEEQFVKTRKCEPDAGAEIVKSCERLWDANGHIMEHTEPVCCPCGPQHRVPSSCGNFFDKMVKGKANTAHCLRFPGDWFHVFGIGARSLGFSIRVQVKKGSSVSEVVVGPENRTVVSGDNFLRVNLVGDFVGYTSIPSFEDFYLVTPRKGAGSGQPQILGDEYSKWMLLERVRFTLEGLECNKIGVGYEAYQNQPNFCSSPFWSCLYNQLWNFWEADKNRINRNQQPQYVVEGRFQRINQHPSAGVHTFSVGVTEVLNTNLLIELSADDIEYVYQRSPGKIISINIPTFEALSQVGTAKVTTKNIGKLEASYSLTFDCLSGISYVEEQFFIMKPDEVIIRSFYLRPSTNQAEKYRCAAILKASDFNEVDRAECQFSTTATVLDNGTQIGSSNDHKKGGIRGFFEAIKAFWCTLWDYVIDFFTGRSCRTKCSSFFDFSCHIRYICIGWTVMFGLLLAIVPAVAVLLWLLHQKGLFDPLYDWWEDLLGLESHDRVHPRHKRGRYSHSHRHGDHLRRHRAHQRHKSGPDHHHHHHHHVLHRHGAQQPDPAVAEGHRHRHDAALGVQHREVGHKHRHSKAVAAALHWDGPSWVRGTEDAVPVEYRDRGRHERHAAHGQHDHGHHHSWEV
- the LOC133896704 gene encoding protein HAPLESS 2-B-like isoform X1; protein product: MFPPRPPLVAVIPVLLALLAAGGGVEILSKSRLERCVRDSGAGGRLSCDRKIVLNMAVPSGSSGGEASLVAQVTEVEENNTQAMQTIRDPPVITINKTATYALYALTYIRDVAYKPEEQFVKTRKCEPDAGAEIVKSCERLWDANGHIMEHTEPVCCPCGPQHRVPSSCGNFFDKMVKGKANTAHCLRFPGDWFHVFGIGARSLGFSIRVQVKKGSSVSEVVVGPENRTVVSGDNFLRVNLVGDFVGYTSIPSFEDFYLVTPRKGAGSGQPQILGDEYSKWMLLERVRFTLEGLECNKIGVGYEAYQNQPNFCSSPFWSCLYNQLWNFWEADKNRINRNQQPQYVVEGRFQRINQHPVLFPSSAGVHTFSVGVTEVLNTNLLIELSADDIEYVYQRSPGKIISINIPTFEALSQVGTAKVTTKNIGKLEASYSLTFDCLSGISYVEEQFFIMKPDEVIIRSFYLRPSTNQAEKYRCAAILKASDFNEVDRAECQFSTTATVLDNGTQIGSSNDHKKGGIRGFFEAIKAFWCTLWDYVIDFFTGRSCRYFNSFQDQMFELFRLQLPYSVHMYRLDRNVWPATCHSTRSCSAPVASASERLIRSAVRLVGGPVGARVARPRAPEAQERPLQSLPPPRRPPPQAPRAPEAQERARPPPPPPPPRPAQARRAAARPGGGGRPPAQARRGARRSAQGSGAQAPAQQGGGRGAALGRAKLGARDGGRRARGVQGPGAPREARRARAARPRAPPLLGGVRISL